The following DNA comes from Peribacillus sp. FSL E2-0218.
GCACAACGCCAAGTGCCAAAAAATCATCACTCAATACCAAAGCAGTTGGTGGTTCGTCGATTGATAGGATTCTTTTCGCAGCGGCTTGTCCACCTTCATGTGAAAAATCCTCATGTATGATATATTCCCCGCTTAGGACGATACCAGCCCTTTTCAATGCACGTTCGTATCCAAATAAACGATCTAAAGTTTTGACAAAGGTTAAATCGTCGCCAATGAATCCAATTCTTTCATGTCCTAATTGAATAAGGTAATCTGTTGCTTGTTCGGCAGCCAAGACATTGTCGTTATCTACATACGTGATCTCTTCAATGAAATCATATGGTTTTCCTATACTGACGAACGGAAAGGCCCTATCTCGTAAATAGGTGAGAATATGATCATTCATCCTTGAATACAAAAGGATGACCCCATCCACTATTCCCCCTTGAACCATCTTCACGACTCCCTCGTAGATTTCATCTTCCGTTTTCCCAGTGCTTAATAACAGGGAGTACTGCTCTTTTTGAGCCCCTTCACTAAGACCCTGGAGAATGGCAGGGAAAAATAGATTTTGATAAAAAACGTTTGACGAACTTGGTAGGACCAGGCCAATGATTCTGGTTGATCGTTTGGCAAGACTTCGAGCTATAAAGTTTGGATGATAGCCTAACCTTTCCATTATCTTTCGAACACGCACCTTTGTTTTTTCGCTTATACGAGGATCATTCGAAATCACTCGAGAAACCGTTGATGGCGCAACATTCGCCCTTTGTGCCACTTCTTTTATCGTGATGGCCATGCGCTGTTTCCCCTCTCCCCTCTTTAACATTTATAGGCTTCATATAAAAAGATGAATCAATAAAATCTTCTCTAACTGGAAGTGTCTTTTATTTTCGTGTGAATAACATGTAAATACTTTATATCGATTATCTTATTCAAAAAATTTCAATATTTCAATCTCTTTTTTATGCAAATTAAATAAAAAAGTTTCACACCCTTTTGCGTAAAATTCTTCATCGATGCACGCTGGCTAAACTTTTTGAACACTCGAATCACTAAACGCACGCGTGACATACCTTCATTCAAATAAAAATTTTGTTACGAACCCCTTAAGAGTAAATCAACCCTTTTCCTGCATGAAGGAATCAGTTTTGTTAAAAGATCCATTACCGGAGGAGGGTTTCATGACCATCATGCCCCCCTTTGAAGAGCTTGGAACGAAACTTTTCGCTCATTTTCTGCTTTTTAGAATGAGCGCCCGCCAAACCAGACGTTAACCTAAGCAAGATAAAGTGGTACCCAGTGAAGGGGGAACATGACATTCTCTAGTTCTCTTCCGAGGGCTTGTTGCCTGTATGGGGCATCATGTATGTCTTTACTCAATGGATGAACTACGTCACGGTTTAGTTTTGCGAATTTTCGAAAATTAGCATTGCGAAATTCGGACAAATCAAATAAAATCATTTTAAGGTAATTACTCTTTTATTACCTTAAAAATACCAACTGAGTTATTGCTTATGGATTAAGCTAAAAGATCCTACTGGTTAAATAAAATGATGTTCGACCCATTAAGGATAGCTCGTTTCCAGCGTATTAACGAATAAATTTGAAAGGAGTTAGAGTACCTTATTAAAATATTCATCGTTCATGTGTATTAGAATCATTATGCTAGTTACAGGGAAAATCAATATACCCCATTTAAGAGAGAGGGAATTTCATGAATCAAGAGCAATATTTGAAGAAAAAAATGGGATTTTGGTCACTTACTGCACTATCTCTTGGAGGAATCATTGGATCGAGTTGGCTTTTTGGACCATGGAATACAGCAAAAATGGCTGGACCAGCTGCAATAATGTCTTGGGTCATTGCTGCATTCGTCATCACTCTAATTGCTCTTGTTTATGCTGAATTAGCAAGGGTAAGACCAGAAACCGGGGGGTTAGGCCGTTATCCCCTCTATTCCCACGGAAGATTGCTTGCTACAGTGACTAGTTATTCAATTTGGCTTGG
Coding sequences within:
- a CDS encoding LacI family DNA-binding transcriptional regulator, translating into MAITIKEVAQRANVAPSTVSRVISNDPRISEKTKVRVRKIMERLGYHPNFIARSLAKRSTRIIGLVLPSSSNVFYQNLFFPAILQGLSEGAQKEQYSLLLSTGKTEDEIYEGVVKMVQGGIVDGVILLYSRMNDHILTYLRDRAFPFVSIGKPYDFIEEITYVDNDNVLAAEQATDYLIQLGHERIGFIGDDLTFVKTLDRLFGYERALKRAGIVLSGEYIIHEDFSHEGGQAAAKRILSIDEPPTALVLSDDFLALGVVHSLREMGLRTPEEISIVSFNQVLFPEPSFHGLTSVDINIFDLGYQAAKSIIQKLQTGDAPTGSIIPHHFVERHSCKSIKRTAMTLTY